A window of Primulina huaijiensis isolate GDHJ02 chromosome 9, ASM1229523v2, whole genome shotgun sequence contains these coding sequences:
- the LOC140984799 gene encoding high mobility group B protein 13-like, giving the protein MAAATAQMLVAAEPALPKKGRSRKALKQKNTSLNESINIVPAAAPPPESSVGKENGRSFSQKETRKGDPKAKQKQSSEESCFERELREMQENLEKLKIEKEQTEEMLKAREESLKQKDQEQEKLKMEIKKLQKIKEFKPTMAFPIGISLKGENQENKDKKKVDRAKKKPSPPYVLWCKDQWNEVKKANPDADFKTMSNLLGTQWKTITEEEKRPYEETYQAEKEIYLKIMGNEKRQHEAMKLLEDEQKQKAAMELLEQYLEFKQETEEENKKKSKKERDPLKPKKPLSAYFIFSNARREALLKENKNVLDVARITGEEWKNMKEEQKAPYELMAMKNKEQYMQEMESYKQKKDEESENLRKQEDELMKLQKQEAMQLLKKKEKTENLIKKSKAKCQKEKGEKNADPNKPRKPASSFLLFRNEAMKKLAEERPGINKSTLIALISVKWKDMNEDEKQIWNHKAGEAMEVYKKEMVEYNQKLEAETQTN; this is encoded by the exons ATGGCAGCTGCTACTGCTCAAATGCTGGTCGCCGCCGAACCTGCACTTCCAAAGAAAGGGAGGTCTAGGAAAGCACTTAAGCAAAAAAACACATCATTAAATGAGAGCATAAACATTGTTCCGGCTGCGGCTCCACCCCCGGAAAGTTCTGTCGGGAAAGAGAATGGAAGGAGTTTCTCCCAGAAGGAAACAAGGAAAGGGGATCCTAAGGCGAAGCAGAAACAGTCGTCCGAAGAGTCTTGTTTCGAGAGAGAATTGCGAGAAATGCAGGAAAATCTTGAGAAATTGAAGATCGAGAAGGAGCAGACGGAGGAAATGCTGAAGGCTAGGGAGGAGTCTCTGAAGCAGAAGGATCAGGAGCAGGAGAAATTGAAAATGGAAATCAAGAAGTTGCAGAAGATCAAGGAGTTTAAGCCCACCatg GCATTCCCGATCGGGATTTCGCTCAAAGgtgaaaatcaagaaaacaaagACAAAAAGAAGGTGGATCGGGCGAAGAAGAAGCCGTCTCCTCCGTATGTACTTTGGTGCAAAGACCAGTGGAATGAG GTAAAGAAAGCTAATCCAGATGCAGATTTCAAAACTATGTCGAATCTCTTAGGGACACAATGGAAGACAataactgaagaagaaaagaggcCTTATGAAGAAACTTACCAAGCTGAGAAAGAAATTTACTTAAAAATCATGGGAAATGAGAAGCGCCAACACGAGGCAATGAAGCTCTTGGAGGACGAACAGAAACAGAAAGCAGCTATGGAGTTGCTTGAACAATATCTCGAGTTCAAACAGGAAACagaggaagaaaacaagaagaaatcaaa GAAGGAGAGAGATCCTCTGAAACCAAAAAAACCGTTGTCAGCATATTTCATTTTCTCCAATGCGCGTCGCGAAGCTTTGTTAAAAGAGAACAAAAATGTTTTGGAT GTTGCGAGAATTACTGGGGAGGAATGGAAGAATATGAAAGAGGAACAAAAGGCACCATATGAACTG ATGGCAATGAAAAACAAGGAACAGTACATGCAAGAAATGGAATCATACAAGCAGAAGAAAGATGAAGAATCTGAAAATCTTAGAAAGCAAGAGGACGAACTAATGAAGCTTCAGAAGCAAGAAGCGATGCAGCTGctaaaaaagaaagagaaaacaGAGAATCTGATTAAG AAATCGAAGGCCAAATGCCAGAAAGAAAAGGGTGAAAAGAATGCTGATCCTAACAAACCAAGGAAGCCCGCATCTTCATTCCTACTCTTCAG GAATGAGGCCATGAAGAAATTGGCTGAAGAGCGGCCTGGAATCAACAAGTCCACTCTCATTGCTCTCATCTCTGTCAAATGGAAG GATATGAATGAGGATGAGAAGCAAATCTGGAACCATAAAGCTGGAGAAGCCATGGAAGTATACAAGAAAGAAATGGTAGAATACAACCAGAAATTGGAAGCCGAAACCCAAACCAATTAG
- the LOC140984286 gene encoding uncharacterized protein: protein MTKHHRWKGSTKSLVSHMDAEKEDRLKWEKTEIENTVERLLKLTKSIGNGNKEAKMRKKSEATQLIQDFHKQYESLYSLYEDLRGEVKKKLSARDDDDESSSSSSSSVSDSDTFYTPEELNLKNDEKVCNSTVGGSREFVTPDSEYTTILKDKLTSTSEVKKMSEFEEYENVAKDLNVGDEQEEVYTKQMVLKMRDLEGEVSRLKVENGSLVRKLRETEDQVELKEKAVSKMENEVSRLEHMFKESEISYLARIGELEGHRAILQTEKGELVEEQDRSKGSLLEQVESLKKEVVCVKTEKSVLEMKFNNQLEEKTGSSTVNIQGLELEIDSLNVKKGELEEQILKMNQEMYESVLEKQELNAKISELQTDLTKSENELLAQENEFHICQDEMSAQIAFLTDHNKNLEGKFQSLEDEKSGLEMELEALKNDKKRLEDDIEKKKQATLELEDMINTLKNEGKNAQIKFNDPKSSNQLIERKMEEMAEEFRKQFEDKYRILSRRIRVAEQIHVENKECYQRTAQENKFLKERVNKTELGLRLVKDISLHADDVLTMLDSVALRFEECTGNFLNRISKASCELKFSKDWAMRKNKALKNVKDDLDCLLAQLDEKESEILMFREKVWKSENKIRELEKMIKEKEEGMVGLEEEKREAIRQLCVWIDYHRSRSDYYKKMLSEVNSRSRRAT from the exons ATGACGAAGCATCATCGTTGGAAAGGGTCGACGAAGTCTTTAGTGAGTCACATGGATGCAGAGAAAGAAGATCGGCTAAAATGGGAGAAAACAG AGATTGAGAATACAGTGGAGAGGCTTTTGAAGCTAACTAAAAGTATAGGCAATGGCAACAAAGAAGCAAAGATGAGGAAAAAGTCAGAAGCAACACAACTCATTCAAGATTTCCACAAGCAATATGAATCCCTTTACTCCCTTTATGAAGATTTGAGAGGAGAAGTGAAGAAAAAACTCAGTGCacgagatgatgatgatgaatctTCTTCGTCGTCCTCTTCTTCTGTCTCTGATTCCGACACATTCTATACTCCAGAGGAATTGAATCTCAAGAATGATGAAAAAGTTTGCAATAGCACTGTGGGAGGGAGCAGGGAATTTGTGACCCCGGATTCGGAATACACTACAATCTTGAAGGATAAACTGACATCTACTAGTGAAGTGAAGAAGATGTCAGAGTTTGAAGAATATGAAAATGTAGCCAAGGATTTGAACGTTGGAGATGAGCAGGAAGAGGTTTACACGAAGCAGATGGTGTTGAAAATGAGGGATTTGGAGGGAGAGGTCTCAAGGTTGAAGGTTGAAAATGGATCCCTTGTCCGGAAATTGAGAGAGACGGAAGATCAAGTTGAGTTGAAGGAGAAAGCGGTTTCTAAAATGGAGAATGAAGTCTCAAGGCTTGAGCATATGTTCAAAGAAAGTGAGATTAGTTATCTGGCAAGAATTGGAGAGCTTGAGGGACATAGAGCTATTCTGCAGACTGAGAAAGGTGAATTGGTGGAAGAACAGGATCGATCCAAGGGAAGTCTGTTGGAGCAAGTTGAATCCCTGAAGAAAGAAGTGGTGTGTGTGAAAACTGAGAAAAGTGTGTTagagatgaaattcaataacCAATTGGAGGAAAAAACAGGAAGTTCTACGGTTAATATTCAAGGTTTAGAGCTCGAGATCGACTCTTTAAACGTTAAGAAAGGTGAATTGGAAGAGCAGATATTGAAAATGAATCAAGAAATGTATGAATCTGTGTTGGAAAAACAAGAGTTGAATGCAAAGATTTCTGAACTTCAAACAGATCTAACGAAGAGCGAAAACGAGCTCTTAGCCCAAGAAAATGAGTTTCATATTTGCCAAGATGAAATGTCAGCTCAGATTGCATTTTTGACAGATCACAACAAGAATCTTGAAGGGAAATTTCAGTCCTTAGAAGATGAGAAATCCGGTTTGGAGATGGAGTTGGAGGCCTTGAAAAACGATAAGAAACGACTCGAAGATgatattgaaaagaaaaaacaagCGACATTGGAATTGGAGGATATGATAAACACATTGAAGAATGAAGGCAAAAACGCCCAAATCAAGTTCAACGACCCAAAATCGAGCAACCAGCTCATCGAAAGGAAGATGGAAGAAATGGCAGAAGAGTTCAGAAAACAATTTGAGGACAAATACAGAATCTTGAGCAGGAGGATAAGGGTAGCGGAACAGATACACGTCGAGAACAAAGAGTGCTACCAAAGAACAGCTCAAGAAAACAAGTTCCTCAAAGAAAGGGTCAATAAAACCGAGCTAGGACTGAGACTCGTTAAGGACATATCTTTACATGCCGATGATGTCCTAACTATGTTAGACTCGGTGGCACTGAGATTCGAGGAATGCACTGGTAACTTCCTGAACCGGATATCGAAAGCCTCATGCGAGCTGAAGTTTTCGAAAGATTGGGCTATGAGGAAGaacaaagctttgaaaaatGTAAAAGACGATCTTGATTGCTTGTTAGCACAGCTCGACGAGAAGGAATCTGAGATACTTATGTTCAGAGAAAAGGTGTGGAAATCGGAGAACAAGATAAGGGAATTGGAGAAGATGATCAAAGAAAAAGAGGAGGGAATGGTGGGACTTGAGGAAGAGAAGAGGGAGGCGATAAGGCAGCTTTGTGTTTGGATTGATTATCACCGCAGCCGATCTGATTATTACAAGAAAATGCTGTCTGAAGTGAATTCAAGATCAAGGAGGGCAACTTGA